DNA from Aliarcobacter butzleri:
AGCCCATATATATTTGCTAATATAAATAAAGCCATTATTGAAATTTGAGTAAATCTTCTTGCAATTAGGAATTTATATTTTTTTATCATTTTAATAAATCCTCCATTCCACTATTTAAAGAGTCAACCGCATCTTTTTTGTTTATATATGTTTTTGTTGTACCAATTTGTGCATTTTCAACTCGTTGTTCATCTTTTTCATCCCAACCTTTTATATAGTGATCTCCCACTTCTCCTAAAGCTATATCTCTAGGAAGTACAAAGATTGCTGCTTTTTGTGTAACACAGGCTTTTTCACATAAACCACATCCTGTACAAATATCAGGATTTATAACTGGTTTTAAAAAAGCGTGTTTTCCTGTTCTTTCATTTTTTGTATATTCAATAGTGATAGCTTTTCCTAAAAGCGGACAGGCTCTATAACAAGCATCACATTGTATTCCCCAAAATGCTATACATGAACTATCATCAATAACAGCAACACCCATTCTCGCTTTTGAAATATCAAGTTCTTTATTTTCATTTTGAACTGATTTAATATTCAAGGCATCTGTCGGACAAACAGGTACACAAGGAATATCAACACACATATAACAAGGTGTTTTTCTTGGCTCAAAAAATGGTGTACCTAAAGGTTTATTATCTCCTGGTCGTGCAAGTTTTAAAGTATCAAAAGGACAGGCTTCTACACACAATCCACATTTAATACAAGTTGCTAAAAAATCATCTTCATCTAAAGCAGCAGGAGGTCGCAAAATTAATGAAGTAGCTTTTACTTCATCTACATAAGCGCTCCATGTCAAACCACCAAGAATAGCAAGTCCAGCTGCTCTTGCAACTGTTAAAAAGAATTTTCTTCTATCTTGCTCTTGAATAGTTTTTTTTTGCTCTATATTCATTTTGTGACCTTTTATTATCAAGCTGAATAAATTTTAACTGCACATTTTTTGAAATCTGTTTGTCCTGATTGTGGACAAGTTGCATCTAAACAAACTTTATTAATAAATACTTTTTCATCAAACCAAGGTACAAAAACTAATCCTCTTGAAGGTCTATTTCTTCCTCTTGTTTCAACTCTAGCTTTTACTTTTCCACGTCTGCTTTCTACCCAACAAAGAGAACCTTGTTTTACACCATATTGCGTTGCATCATCTGGATGCATATAACAAAGTGCTTCTGGAACCGCTCTATAAAGTTCTGGAACTCTCATCGTCATAGTTCCACTATGCCAATGTTCTAAAACTCTTCCTGTACAAAGCCAAACTGGGAATTCTTTGCTCGGAACTTCTGGTGGATCCATATAAGGACGTGCGAAAATTTTCGCTTTATTTTTCAAAGATTTTTTTGTTTGATCTTTAATTCCAGTTAAATCACCTTGCGCTAACTCTTTTGCTAAAGTTCCATAGAATGCAAAATCACTATCTGGACTTGCTTTTTTTGCATAAGGGTCATATTTTGTATTAAATCTCCAAGAAGTCTCTTTTCCATCAACAACTGGCCATTTTAATCCTCTTACTTTATGGTAAGTGTCAAAATCTGCTAAATCGTGTCCATGTCCTCTACCGAAGTCTGCATACTCTTCAAATAGATATTTTTGGATAAAGAATCCATATCCTTTCCAAGGTTTTCCATCACTTCCTAAAACATTTCTATTATCTCCAAATGCTTCAGTATTATCAAATCCTGTTTGTATTGGATCTTTTTGATCAGCTTTATAAGATTTTGCTTTTTCATTTGCAAATAAAATCTCATACATAGTACTATTTTCATTATATCCCATAGCACGAGCAGCTTCAATTACATTTGGAAGTTTTGTTTCACCTTTTGTACTTGCAAGTACTTGTTCTCCCCATAAATCTTTTACAGTAAATCTTTTAGATAGCTCTACCCATTGCCAAGTATCACTCATAGCATCTCCAACTGGAACTACTTGTTGTCTCCAAAGTTGAGTTCTTCTTTCTGCATTTCCATATCCACCCCATTTTTCATAAATCATTGCAGATGGTAAAATTAAATCTGAAACTTTTGCAGAAATTCCAGGATATGCATCACTTGTTACAATGAAGTTGTCCATTTCTCTTGCTGCTTTTACCCAGTGTGTTGCACTTGCAGTATCTTGGTATGGATTACAAACATTTACCCAAGCAAATTTGATATTTCCGTCTTCAATATCTCTATGAATTTTCATAATATGTTGATGACCTTTTGGATTCAATGTGTCTTTTGGAATTTTCCAATTATTCTCAGTTATTTCTCTATGTTTTGGATTTTCAACCATCATATCTGCTGGAAGTCTGTGCGTAAATGTTCCAACTTCTCTTGCTGTTCCACAAGCACTTGGTTGTCCTGTAAGTGAGAATGCACCACTTCCTGGTTTTGCTTGTTTATTTAATAAAAAATGAACATTGTATGATAAAGTATTTACCCAAGTTCCTCTTGTATGTTGATTCATTCCCATTGTCCAGAAAGATACAACTTTTCTATCTTTTTCTATATACCAATCTGCTAATTGTTGTAATTTTTTCTTAAACTCTTCGATATCTTCATCTGGATTTCCTTTAGAAATTTTTGCAACATAATTTAAAGTATAAGGTTCTAAGAATTTTTTGTACTCTTCAAAACTTATTTCCCAGTGAGCAAGACCAGCATTTTTATTTACAATTTTATCACCAGCTTTATATCCATAAGGAGCAAGTGCAGGAGCTTCAGCTTCAGATACAATTTTTTCCATCTCTTTTGAAATAGTTTCCATTTCAGCTTTAGAGTATTTTCCATCTTTTATTGATTTTTCATCTGATTTTCTCATCCCATAACCAATATTAATAGGACTTGCTGCAAATACTATATGCTCTTTTACGAAATCCCAATCAATTGCTTCTGGACGATTATAAACTATCTCTCTTGCAATATAATTCCATAAAGCTAAATCTGTATTTGGAGTGAAAATAATTTCAATATCAGCTAAATCAGAAGTTCTATGTCTATAAGTTGAA
Protein-coding regions in this window:
- the napG gene encoding ferredoxin-type protein NapG codes for the protein MNIEQKKTIQEQDRRKFFLTVARAAGLAILGGLTWSAYVDEVKATSLILRPPAALDEDDFLATCIKCGLCVEACPFDTLKLARPGDNKPLGTPFFEPRKTPCYMCVDIPCVPVCPTDALNIKSVQNENKELDISKARMGVAVIDDSSCIAFWGIQCDACYRACPLLGKAITIEYTKNERTGKHAFLKPVINPDICTGCGLCEKACVTQKAAIFVLPRDIALGEVGDHYIKGWDEKDEQRVENAQIGTTKTYINKKDAVDSLNSGMEDLLK
- the napA gene encoding nitrate reductase catalytic subunit NapA codes for the protein MSLSRRDFLKSSAAASAAAAVGMAIPADLQAQADVAEGGWRWDKAACRFCGTGCGIMLATKEGKIVAVKGDPAAPVNRGLNCIKGYFNAKIMYGADRLKQPLLRVNSKGEFDKKGDFAPVSWKRAFDEMEKHIRIALKEKGPEGVAVFASGQHTIMEGYAALKMMKAGFRSNAIDPNARHCMASAVVGFYQTFGIDEPSGCYDDIELTDTIVTWGSNMAEMHPILWSRVTDRKLSNPDRVKVINISTYRHRTSDLADIEIIFTPNTDLALWNYIAREIVYNRPEAIDWDFVKEHIVFAASPINIGYGMRKSDEKSIKDGKYSKAEMETISKEMEKIVSEAEAPALAPYGYKAGDKIVNKNAGLAHWEISFEEYKKFLEPYTLNYVAKISKGNPDEDIEEFKKKLQQLADWYIEKDRKVVSFWTMGMNQHTRGTWVNTLSYNVHFLLNKQAKPGSGAFSLTGQPSACGTAREVGTFTHRLPADMMVENPKHREITENNWKIPKDTLNPKGHQHIMKIHRDIEDGNIKFAWVNVCNPYQDTASATHWVKAAREMDNFIVTSDAYPGISAKVSDLILPSAMIYEKWGGYGNAERRTQLWRQQVVPVGDAMSDTWQWVELSKRFTVKDLWGEQVLASTKGETKLPNVIEAARAMGYNENSTMYEILFANEKAKSYKADQKDPIQTGFDNTEAFGDNRNVLGSDGKPWKGYGFFIQKYLFEEYADFGRGHGHDLADFDTYHKVRGLKWPVVDGKETSWRFNTKYDPYAKKASPDSDFAFYGTLAKELAQGDLTGIKDQTKKSLKNKAKIFARPYMDPPEVPSKEFPVWLCTGRVLEHWHSGTMTMRVPELYRAVPEALCYMHPDDATQYGVKQGSLCWVESRRGKVKARVETRGRNRPSRGLVFVPWFDEKVFINKVCLDATCPQSGQTDFKKCAVKIYSA